In Cystobacter ferrugineus, the DNA window GGGGTTGAGACAGGGCCAGCCGGTGTCCAGTCGCGGGTGTTGCCGCGCCAGCGCGAGGGGTGACGACGGCGAGCATGCTGGTACACATCGACGAAAGGAAGCCGCCCAGGAGCGAGCCTCCTCGGCGACTCTTCCTACTCGCGATGTCGGGCCGCTGTCCAGACCCGATGGGTGGGGAGGGGCAGTGGGGGAGGGCGCAACGGGGACGAGTTCCAAACAGGGCGAGCCCGTGTCTAGGCCCGGCGCCAACGCGCCGCCAGCAGCGTCAGGGCCATGACTCCGCCCGCGCTCGCCATGGCCAGCAGGGGCCGACGCAGGCGTTCCGCGAGCGCGTCCAGCACTCCCGCGGTCACGTCCCGGGACATCCGCCGCACGGCCAGGGCATCCGCGTCCTGATTCCAGGCGCGCACCTGTTGCGTCAGCGCCCCGCCCGCCCCTCGCACCGCCGCGGCCGCCGTGCGCTCGGCGAGCGCCTCGAGCGTCGCCCCCAGGGTCTCTCGTGAGAGCTCCGGACTGGCCGCCAGTTCCTCCCGCACGCCAGCGGCCATGCCCCGCACCGCGTCCTGGCCCGCGCGGTGGACCACGCCCCCGAGTACGTCCACGTCCTTCTGGAGCTGCGTGCCCAGGCCCGTCACGAGCCCTCGCCCCACCGCCGACGCCACTTCCTCCCCCAGCGGGCCCGCCGCCCGAAGGTCCTCGGCGAACACCGGCACCGCGTCGTGCACCCGTCCCAGCGCCGCGTCCACCACCGCCTCGGTCATGGCCTGGGCGCGCTCCCTCGGCGTGCGGATCTCATCCGTGCGCGAGTGCGTGAAGGCGATGATCTCGTCCAGCAGGAGGTTGAACCGCTCGACGAGCGAGTGCATCGGCATGCCGCCGTCCTGCCACTCCCGCTCCAGCACATCCAACAGCCCCTGCATGGCCGACGCCGCCATGGTCTGCGCCGTGGCTCCCGGGTCCACCCGCTCGTGCTCGGCGGCCTCGTGGAGCAGCCGACCGAGCACCGTCAGTGCGTCCTGGAGAATCGTGCGCAGTTGCCCGTCGAGTCCCGGCAGCTCCTTGCGCAAGCCGTCCGCCGTGCCCCGCACCACGCCCTTCGCGGCCTCGTGGGCGATCAGGCGTTCGAGCGACAGCGCCAACTGGCGGAGCGCCGCCACGGGACTCGAGGGCTGGTCCTTCGACATGCGTCCATCCTTCCGACGCGCCGCGCGTCGCCCGGGGAGACACCTGTCCTTGAGGATGGGAATGGCCCCGGGCTGGGACAACCACCCGGGGGGCCGCCCGGACGTCCTGGCACGCGTCCGCCCTCCCTCCCTGGCGCCTGCTGAACCCGGTGCGGGGCGAGCCGTGCGCTCCGAGAGCCGCGGGCGAGTCCGATCGCGGAGCCGACCCGTCCCCACCTTGAGGTCGTACCGGGGCACCCTCGCCTCGGCTCGGAGGGCCCATGTTCGCGCTCTACGTCACGAGTCTCGTCATCGGAGGAGGGCTGTTGCTCCTCTCGCTGCTCTTCGGCGGCGACGCCGGGGAGGCGAGCGGGCTCGCCGAGGGCGGGCTGGAGGGCTCGGAGGTGGGGGAGGGCGCCGCGGAGGGAAGCGCCCTGGGCCGCTCGCTCCCGCTGGCCTCGTTGTTCTTCTGGACCTTCTTCCTCGCCTTCTTCGGGTTGACCGGGGTGCTCCTGTCCACCCTGGCGCGAGGGACGGGGGTGCTGCTCACCGGAAGCCTGTCGGTGGGCGTGGGGCTGGGCGCGGGGCTCATCGCGTCGCGCGTGCTGCGGGCCCTGGGCCGCGCCGAGGTGGACAGCGTCATGCGGCCCGCGGATGTGGTGGGACGGCTCGGCCGGGTGGTGGTGCCGGTGGGGCGCACGCAGCCGGGCAAGGTGCGGGTGGAGCTCAAGGGGCGCACGGTGGAGCTCCTCGCGTATGGCGACACGGTGGTGCCGCTCGCGCCCTCCCACCGCGTGTTCGTGCATGACGTCCTGGAGGACGGCTCGGTGCGTGTCGTCTCCGCCGAGGAGCCGCGCGGCCTCCAGCCGCCCGTTCCCGTCTCTTCTTGAGGAGGTGCCATGGAGCTGTCCGCGAATGGCGAGTGGTTCATCCCCCTGGTGCTCGGCGCCGTGGTGCTGCTGGCCGTGGTGGTGGCGCTGCTGGTGGCCAAGGCCCTGGTGCACGTGTGCCGTCCCAACGAGGTGCTCGTCTTCGCCGGACGGAGGCACCATGCGCGGGATGGCGGCTCGGTGGGCTTCCGCGTGGTGTCCGGCGGACGCGCCTTCCGCATTCCCCTGCTGGAGCGGGTGGAGCGGATGGACGTGAGCCTGCTGTCGGTGCCCATGTCCGTCACCGGGGCCTACTCGCTGGGGGGCATCCCGCTCACCTTGCAGGCCGTGGCCAACGTGAAGGTCTCCTCCGAGCCCCAGGTGCTCGGCAACGCGCTGGAGCGCTTCCTCGGGCACGGCCGCACCACCGTCTCCGAGGTGGCCCGGCAGACGCTGGAGGGCCACCTGCGCGGCGTACTGGCCACCATGACGCCCGAGCAGGTGAACGAGGATCGCCTCACCTTCGCCAACCGGCTCACCGAGGAGGCTGGGGAGGATCTCCGCCAGCTCGGCCTGCAACTGGACACGCTGAAGATCCAGCACGTCTCCGATGAGCGGAGCTACCTGGACAGCATCGGCCGGGTGCGCATCTCCGAGGTGCTGCGCGAGGCGGAGGTGGCCGAGTCCGACGCGGTGCGCCAGGCCGAGGAGGCGGAGGCGGTGGCCCATGCACGGGCCCGGGTGGCCGAGGCCCAGGCGGAGGCGCGCATCCAGCGGCACCATCACGCCCTATCCGAGCAGAGGGCCGGGCTCGAGGCCCAGGCCCGCTCGGCGGAGGAGCGGGCCCTGGCGGCGGCCGAGGAGGCCCGCGCGGAGGCGGAGAAGGAGCTGCAGGAGGTGCGTGCCGGGCTGGAGGAACTGCGGCTGAGGGCGGACGTCATCGTCCCGGCGGAGGCCCGGCGGCGCGCCCAGGAACTGGAGGCGGCCGGGGCCGCCGCGGCCGTGGCGGAGAACGGCCGCGCCACCGCCGAGTCCCTTTCCCTCGTATCGGAAGCCTGGCGGGACACCGGGGGCCATGCGATGGAGATGTTCGTCCTCCAGCATCTGGAGGAGCTGCTCGGGCACGTGGCGGGCGCGGCCTCCCGGGTGCGGGTGGACTCGGTGTCCCTGCTGGACTCGGGGGACGGCTCCACCCTGGCGGGCTACTTGCGCGCCTATCCCGCCGCGGTGGCGGAGCTGCTCCGGGAGGTCTCCTCCACGCTCGGTGTGGACATCCCCGCGGTGCTCGCCGGGCCGCGCGAGGCGCCACGCCCTCTGGCGGCGGAGGGTCCACCACGGGATTCGGCGGAGGAGGCCTGGTCATGACGGTGTTCGCCGTGCTCGTCGTCGTCCTGGTGCTGGCCGCGGCCGCGGTGGCCGCAGTGGCCCGGAAGCTGATCCACATCTGCCAGCCCAACGAGGTGCTCATCTTCTCCGGGACGCGGCGGCTCGTGGAGGGGCAGCCCGCGCGCTACCGCCTGGTGCACGGCGGGCGCGGCCTGCGCATCCCCCTGCTGGAGCGCGTGGACTCGTTGGATCTCACCAACATGGTCATCGCCGTGGGAGTGAAGGGCGCCTACTCCAAGGGGGGCATCCCCCTCAACGTGGAGTCGGTGGCCAACGTGAAGGTGGCCAGTGGGGAGCCCATCCTCGGCAACGCCATCGAGCGCTTCCTCGGCAAGCCGCGCGCGGAGGTGGTGCGCGTGGCGAAGGAGACGCTGGAGGGCAACCTGCGCGGGGTGCTGGCCACCCTCACGCCCGAGGAGGTCAACGGTGACCGGGCCCGCTTCGCGCAGTGCCTGCTCCAGGAAGCGGATCATGATCTCAACAAGCTGGGGCTGGTGCTGGACACGCTGAAGATCCAGAGCGTCTCGGACGACCGGGGCTTCCTCAACGCGCTGGGCCGCAAGCAGTCCGCGGCGCTGCAGATGCGCTCGCGCATCGCCGAGGCGGAGAACCACGCCTTGGCGGCCGAGCGCGCGGCGCACAACCGCGAGGTGCGCGAGGTGGCGCGCCTGGAGGCGGAGTTCTCCGTGGCGCGCGCGGACGCGGAGCGGCGCATCCTGGAGGCCCAGGCGCGGCAGGCGGCCCGGGTGGCCGAGGAGCGAGGCCTGGTGGTGTCCCAACTGGCGCGCGCCCGGGCGGAGGTGGACGTGCAGCGGGTGCGCATCGAGCAGGTGCGGCTCCTGCTGGAGGCGGACGTCCTCAAGCCGGCCGAGGCGCGGCGCCAGGAGCAGGTGGCGGCGGCTCGTGGTGCGGCCTCCCGCATCGTGGAGGAGGGCCGGGCCACCGCCACCTCCCTCGCGGCGCTGGCGCGCACCTGGGAGGACTCGGACGGATCGGCGCGGCAGATCCTGCTCGCCCAGAAGCTCGCGCCCTTGCTGGAGTCCCTGCTCGGCCCGGTGGGGCAGGCCCCCGTCGAGCGGCTCACCATGCTGGACGCGCGCCTGGGCGGCAGCGGGGAGCTGTCTTCCCGCGTGGCCCTGGTTGGCGAGCAGCTCAAGCATGTGCTCGGGGTGGATCCGCGCGAGCTGCTCCGCCGGCTCGCCGGGCCTCCGCCAGCGGCGCAGGACGCCTGAGCCTCGGGGCGGTGAGTGTCGGGTAGAGCTGCCGGCCACGGAAGCCTCCCCCGCGCAGGTGCGCCACCGCTTCCCGGGACAGCGCCTCGCCATCGCGCCGTCAATGGTGAGGCTCACAACCGGAAGCCCGAGAGGGCCTCGGTCAGCCGCGCCGTCGTGCCGCGCAGTTGCTCGGCGGACTGGCGCATGGCGGTCACCGACACCACCGCCTTGTCCGTCGTGCGAGACAGCTCGTTCACCGCCGAGAAGATCTGTCCCAGGCCCTCGTGCTGCTGCTTCACCACCTTGACGATGCTCCGCAGGCTGGTGCTCGACTCCTGGAGCATCCGGGTGAGTTCCTCCAGGCGCTCGCCTCCCGTCCGCACCTGCTCGAGTTCCGCCTCCATCCGGGCGCGGCCCCGCGCGGTGATGGCCACCGTGTCGCGCATGGCTCCACTCGAGCGCCTGAGCTGCTCGCGCACCGCCACCGTCTCCTTCACCGAGCGGTCCGCCAGCGAGCGGATCTCCACCGCCACCACCCGGAAGCCCTGTCCCTCCGGCCCCGCCCGCGCCGCCTCGATGCCCGCCGACAGCGCCAGCACGTGACTCTGCTCGGCCAGATCCCGCACCGTCTCCGTCAGCGTGGACACCTTCACGCTGTGCTCGGCCAGCTCCACCACGTGCCGCGCGATGGCATCGAACTGTCCGCGCAGCTCCTGGATGCCCCGCAGGCTCCCGGTCAGCACCTGCATGCCGGAGCGACCCACCTCGTCGGCCCGCTCGGCCGTGCTCAGCACGCCCGCCACCTGCCGTTCCGCCAGCTCGGACGCCTGGCTGATCTCCTCGGCCACCGCGTTCGTCCGCGTCACCGCCGCCGCCTGCCGCTCGACGCTGTGCCCCTGCTCGTCCGCCGCGCTCGCCAGCCGCTCCACCGCCTCGGCCATCTCCTGGCCCGCCTGGCGCACCGCCAGCATCAGCTCGCGCAGTTGCGACACCATCTGCCCGAGGATGCGCGAGAGCTGAGCGATCTCGTCCTCGCCGGGAGTGGCCAGTTGCAGGGACAGGTCTCCCTTCTCCACCTGCCGCGCCGCCACCATCAACTCCTTCAGGGGCCGGGTGATGGAGCGCCCCACCGCGGCGAGGAACACGAGCAGGAAGAGTCCGAGCCCTCCATCCACCGCCGCGAGCCCCCACCGGGCCCGCCGCAGCGTGCGCGCCACCTCGAGCTCCAGCTCGCTGGAGCGCAGGCGCAGGCTGTTGGCCGCCGCTTCGAGCAGCTCGGCCAGCCGCGCGTAGCGGCGCGTGTGGGCCCCCGCCAGGAAGTCCGCGAGCGCCCGGCTCCGCTCCGCCTCGGAGACGGCGAAGACGCGCGTGCGCACCGCCCGGGCGTACCCCTCCCAGGCCACGCGCGCGTCCTCGACGTACAGGCGGGCATCCGGGGCATCCGTCACCGACAGTGCTCGCTCGAAGCGCGCGTCCACGCCCGCGGCGATCTCCTCCCACTGCCTGACGAGCTGCCGCGCCCCATCCTCGCTGGAGGGCGCGAGCATGAGGTGCAGGACCGCGCGCGCGGCATGCAGTTCTCCCAGCAGCGCCTGGACCGTGTCGTACGTCTCCGCCTGCAGCTTGAGCTGCTGGTGTACGGGACCGCCGACCTGGAACCGGTCCAGCGTGGACTCCTGGACCGCGTGGCTCGTCACGAACACCGCGAGGATGATGACGAGGAGCAGCGAGAGCTTGTGACGGACCGTCAAGCGGCGCGGCGAGGACATGGCGCTCAGCGCACCTCTCGGATGGGAATGAAGGAGCGCGCGACGATGGCCTGGCCCTCGGGCGACATCACATAGTCGAGGAAGTCCCTGAGCGGCCCGTCGGGCACGCCCCGGGTCGCCAGCACCATCGGCCGGGACAGCGGGTATTCCGCCGTGCGAATCGAATCGGGCCCTGGCGCCACGCCGTCCAATGGCAGCACCCGGACGCCCTGGACGTCAGGCGCCAGCGTCCCCCACGCGAGCGCGTGCGGATGCGAGGCCACGTAGGACTGCACCTCGCGCGGGTGCTCGAAGGCATGGGTCGGCGCGAACGGGGCGCCCTCCAGCACCGCCTCCCGGAAGAAGTCCGCCGTGCCCGAGCCGGTGGTCAGCTTCACCGTCACGAGCTCCACGGGCGCATCCGGTCCACCCACGTCCTTCCAGTTCTTCAGCCGGCCGGTGAAGAACGCCTTGAGCTGGGCCCGGCTGAGGGCGGTGACGGGATTGTCCGGGTGGACGTACACCGCGAGCGCGGCATACCCGATGATGACGTAATAGGGGTGCCGGGCCTTCTCCGTGCTCCGGAGCGAGCGCGCCAGGCCGCTCACGTCCGCACGCCCCTCCATCAGGAGCTTGAAGCCCTCCGCGGAGCCCACGTAGTGCTTCGCCTCGACGGGCGGACCTCCCCGACGGACGGAGCCCTCGCTGAGCGGTGACAGGACGGTGTCGCCGATGCTGCCGGAGCCCGCGTAGACGAGGGGTGTGTCGGACCCGGCCGGCCGCTGGCAACCCGGGCCGCTCCCGAGCAGCAGTGCCAGCCCGAGCACCCACGCGCGGGACCTCGCCCCGAGGCGAGTCCCGGGAGTCTGGAGAGTGGAGACGGACAGGACGGTGGGGGAGTGTAACGAATGGAGCACGGGCACGGTGCACACGGGGAGTACGAGCGGAGCGGACGGGGCCTGCCCTCTACCGCGCCCTACCGCGCAAACCCACGGTCAGTACTCCTTCGGACAGGGCTCGACCATAAACCCCAAAGATGGGTTTTTTTTGTTGTCTCTCCCTGCTGAGCGCGGTCACCGCGGCCAGCGGTTCACGGCCTGCCGTGGCATCTTTCGGACTGACGT includes these proteins:
- a CDS encoding flotillin family protein, giving the protein MELSANGEWFIPLVLGAVVLLAVVVALLVAKALVHVCRPNEVLVFAGRRHHARDGGSVGFRVVSGGRAFRIPLLERVERMDVSLLSVPMSVTGAYSLGGIPLTLQAVANVKVSSEPQVLGNALERFLGHGRTTVSEVARQTLEGHLRGVLATMTPEQVNEDRLTFANRLTEEAGEDLRQLGLQLDTLKIQHVSDERSYLDSIGRVRISEVLREAEVAESDAVRQAEEAEAVAHARARVAEAQAEARIQRHHHALSEQRAGLEAQARSAEERALAAAEEARAEAEKELQEVRAGLEELRLRADVIVPAEARRRAQELEAAGAAAAVAENGRATAESLSLVSEAWRDTGGHAMEMFVLQHLEELLGHVAGAASRVRVDSVSLLDSGDGSTLAGYLRAYPAAVAELLREVSSTLGVDIPAVLAGPREAPRPLAAEGPPRDSAEEAWS
- a CDS encoding flotillin family protein, which gives rise to MTVFAVLVVVLVLAAAAVAAVARKLIHICQPNEVLIFSGTRRLVEGQPARYRLVHGGRGLRIPLLERVDSLDLTNMVIAVGVKGAYSKGGIPLNVESVANVKVASGEPILGNAIERFLGKPRAEVVRVAKETLEGNLRGVLATLTPEEVNGDRARFAQCLLQEADHDLNKLGLVLDTLKIQSVSDDRGFLNALGRKQSAALQMRSRIAEAENHALAAERAAHNREVREVARLEAEFSVARADAERRILEAQARQAARVAEERGLVVSQLARARAEVDVQRVRIEQVRLLLEADVLKPAEARRQEQVAAARGAASRIVEEGRATATSLAALARTWEDSDGSARQILLAQKLAPLLESLLGPVGQAPVERLTMLDARLGGSGELSSRVALVGEQLKHVLGVDPRELLRRLAGPPPAAQDA
- a CDS encoding methyl-accepting chemotaxis protein → MSSPRRLTVRHKLSLLLVIILAVFVTSHAVQESTLDRFQVGGPVHQQLKLQAETYDTVQALLGELHAARAVLHLMLAPSSEDGARQLVRQWEEIAAGVDARFERALSVTDAPDARLYVEDARVAWEGYARAVRTRVFAVSEAERSRALADFLAGAHTRRYARLAELLEAAANSLRLRSSELELEVARTLRRARWGLAAVDGGLGLFLLVFLAAVGRSITRPLKELMVAARQVEKGDLSLQLATPGEDEIAQLSRILGQMVSQLRELMLAVRQAGQEMAEAVERLASAADEQGHSVERQAAAVTRTNAVAEEISQASELAERQVAGVLSTAERADEVGRSGMQVLTGSLRGIQELRGQFDAIARHVVELAEHSVKVSTLTETVRDLAEQSHVLALSAGIEAARAGPEGQGFRVVAVEIRSLADRSVKETVAVREQLRRSSGAMRDTVAITARGRARMEAELEQVRTGGERLEELTRMLQESSTSLRSIVKVVKQQHEGLGQIFSAVNELSRTTDKAVVSVTAMRQSAEQLRGTTARLTEALSGFRL
- a CDS encoding phosphate ABC transporter substrate-binding protein, which produces MLGLALLLGSGPGCQRPAGSDTPLVYAGSGSIGDTVLSPLSEGSVRRGGPPVEAKHYVGSAEGFKLLMEGRADVSGLARSLRSTEKARHPYYVIIGYAALAVYVHPDNPVTALSRAQLKAFFTGRLKNWKDVGGPDAPVELVTVKLTTGSGTADFFREAVLEGAPFAPTHAFEHPREVQSYVASHPHALAWGTLAPDVQGVRVLPLDGVAPGPDSIRTAEYPLSRPMVLATRGVPDGPLRDFLDYVMSPEGQAIVARSFIPIREVR